The following DNA comes from Streptomyces sp. NBC_00690.
CGGCCATTCTTTCGAGCAGATCGAAAGCGCGCTCCAGGGACTGGACGCCCCCGCTGCTCGCGGTCTTGACGGCGTCGTTGGTGCTGGCGCTGGACGTCGGCACGGGTGGCGGTCCTTTCGGGCAGACGGGCAAGTGAGCAGCCTACCGGGCTGCTCCGGCCGGGCGGCTCGCCGTTCGAGCGGCTTCGGCGCCGGTCAGGGAAGTGGCGGACGGGTCCGTGGCTTTCGGCGGGAACAGATGCGAAGGGACTCGATGCCCCGCCTTCCGTGCGGTGATCCGTTGGGGGAACTGGTCCATGCCGTCTGGGTCCGGCGGTTCCTCTGGTTCCTTCCGATTGCGCCACGGCAGCTGTGCTCATGGTCTTCTGCTGGAAGCTCGCTACCACCTCCCATCTGGCCGCCCAACCCCGTCGTACGGCTGGTTCCGGCCGGGTGGGCAAGGCGTCGGCAGTGAAGGCCGGATGCTTTCACTCGGTGAAATCCCTCTTTCACTGAGCAGAACACGAAGTCTTGACGATCGACATCTCCCCCATGAGGATTCGTTCAACATTTCGTTGAAGCTCGCCGAGGGGGATGAGCATGGACGACGGGGGAGCCGACCTCTTCCTGCGCTCGACGCGGGTACTCACCCCCCGGGCGATCCGACCCGCAACGGTGGCCGTGGCCCGGGGCGCGATCGTGCGCCTCCTGCCCCACGACGCCCCGGTCCCACCGGGCGTACCGAGCGAGGACTTCGGCGACGACGTCCTGCTGCCCGGTCTCGTGGACACCCACGTCCATGTGAATGACCCCGGTCGCAGCGAGTGGGAGGGGTTCGCGACCGCCACCCGTGCCGCGGCTGCCGGCGGCATCACCACCCTGATCGACATGCCGCTCAACTCGCTGCCACCCACCACCACCGTGGCCCATCTGCAAACCAAGCAGCACACCGCCCGACCCCTGGCCCATGTCGACGTCGGCTTCTGGGGTGGTGCGATCCCGCACAACACCGCCGACCTGAAGGAGCTGCACACCGCGGGGGTCTTCGGCTTCAAGTGCTTCCTCTCGCCCTCGGGAGTGGAGGAGTTTCCCGAACTCGACGAGGAGCAGTTCGGTCGAACCATGGCCGAAACGGCAGCCCTGGGAGCGCTGTTGATCGTCCACGCTGAGGACCCGGGGCAACTGGCAGCCGCACCCCAGCGGGGCGGACCCCGCTACGACGACTTCCTCGCCTCCCGCCCCCGGACCGCGGAGAACGCCGCCATCGCCATGGTGATCGCCCATGCGCGGCGCCTCGACGCCCGGGTGCACATCCTCCATGTGTCCTCCGCGAGCGCACTCCCACTGATCGCCGAGGCCAAGGAGGACGGGGTCAGGATCACCGCCGAGTCCTGCCCCCACTTCCTCACCCTCGCCGCCGAGGAAATACCCGACGGGGCAACCGAGTTCAAGTGCTGCCCGCCGATCCGGGAGGCCGCCAACCGGGACGCGCTCTGGGCCGGTCTGTCCGACGGCACCATCGACTGCGTCGTCTCCGACCACTCCCCGTGCACCGACACCCTGAAGACCTCGGACTTCGCCACCGCCTGGGGCGGCGTCTCCTCCCTCCAACTGGGACTACCCGCCCTGTGGACCGAGGCCCGCCAGCGCGGCCACACCCTCTCCGACGTCGTCCGTTGGATGGCCGCGGGGCCCGCGGCGCTGGCCGGGCTCGACCGCAAAGGGGCCATTGCCATCGGCAAGGACGCCGACTTCACGGTCTTCGCACCCGACGAGACCTTCACCGTCGACCCCAGGCGGCTCCACCACCGCAATCAGATCACCGCTTACGCCGGCCGCACCCTCGCAGGAGTGGTGCGATCGACCTGGCTGCGTGGTCGCCGCATCGACACCGGATCGACATCGGCAGCGTCGGGCCGACTGCTCGACCGCCGCACCCCGAACTGATCGACAGAGCCCACCTGCCGCGACCGCTCCCACCACAACGGATCCAGCCATCGCAGAAGGGAACCGGAACGTGCCCGACGCGACCTCCCAGCCCCCAGAGCCGCCGCTGCCCGTGTACACCGGCGCCGCCGCGCCCTTCCGGGGCGGCGATCCCTACGCCGACTACCGCACGGCCGACCACCCCTTCCTCCAGCACCCGGACCTGGCGGCACGGGAACTCGGCGGCGCGGTCATCGCCGCCAACGACGAGTTCTTCGCCGAACGGGAGAACCTGCTCAATCCCGGTCCGGCGGAGTTCGATCCCGCCCGCTTCGGCCACAAGGGCAAGGTCATGGACGGCTGGGAGACCCGTCGTCGTCGCGGTCCCGACGCCGGGCGACCGCACCCCGTCGCCGATGACCACGACTGGGCGCTCATCCGGCTCGGTGCCCCCGGAACCATCCATGGGGTCGTCGTGGACACCGCCCACTTCCGGGGCAATCACCCCCAGGCGGTCAGCGTGCAGGCGACCGCAGTCCTGGGCTGCCCCGGCCCCGAGGAACTCCTCGCCGACGGTGTGACCTGGACCGAACTCGTGCCCCTCACGCCCGTCGGCGGACATGCGGCGAACGCCTTCCACGTCCGGGTCGGACAGCGCTTCACCCATCTGCGGCTGAGGCAGTATCCCGACGGCGGCATCGCGCGCCTTCGGGTGTACGGCGAGGTCGTCCCCGACCCTGCCTGGCTCACCGCGCTCGGCACCTTCGACGTCGTCGCCCTGGAACACGGCGGTCGCATCGAGGACGCGTCGGACCGCTTCTACTCGCCGCCCGTCCACACCATCCGTCCCGGTCGTTCGCGCAAGATGGACGACGGCTGGGAGACCCGCAGACGTCGTGACGACGGCCATGACTGGATCCGCTACCGACTCGTCGAACGGGCCGAGGTACGGGCCGTGGAGATCGACACCGCCTATCTCAAGGGGAACAGTGCGGGTTGGGCCGAGTTGTTCGTCCAGGACGGGCCCGACCAGCCATGGATCGCGGTCCTGCCGCGGACCCGCCTCCAGCCCGACACCAACCACCGATTCGTCCTCGCTCACCCCGTCGTCGGCCACCGGGCACGGCTGGACATCCACCCCGACGGCGGGATCTCACGGCTGCGGCTGCACGGCGCCCTGACCGCGGACGGCGCCGCCCGTCTCCTCACCCGCCACCGGGAGGCCGGCGGCTGAATCCGGCCGGGGACGATCGACCCCCGGTCCATTCCTGGGGCGCACCCGTTCGGGTTCCAACGTGATGCCGGTCGGCGACCACCGATGAATTTCGGGCACGTATTCGGTCTCTGTTGATGACCACATCACCACCGGCATCGCCGGACGCGCAAGGGAAGCGGGAACGCACCATGGCCAAGCTCTCGATCACCACCTTCCTCACCCTCGACGGCGTCGTCCAGGCGCCTGGTGGGCCCGGCGAGGACACCAGCGGCGGGTTCGACCTCGGCGGTTGGTCCGTCCCCTACGGCGACGAGGACTTCGGTCGCTTCGTGACCGAGGTGTTCGACCGCTCCGGTGCCTTCCTCCTCGGCCGCCGCACCTACGACATCTTCGCCGGGTACTGGCCCAAGATGACCGACCCGAACGACCCGGTGGCCTCCCGGCTCAACTCCCTGCCCAAGTACGTCGCCTCCACCACACTGGAGCGCGCCGACTGGGACGGCACCACCGTCATCGGCAAGGACATCGCCCGTGAGGTGGCCGACATCAAGCAGCGCACCGAGGGAGAACTACAGATCCACGGCAGCGGCACGCTCGCCCAGAGCCTGATGGCACACGATCTGATCGACACCTTCCATCTGTTGGTCTTTCCCGTGTTCCTGGGCAAGGGGCGACGATTCTTCGCGGACGGTGCCGTTCCCACCGCCCTGCGCCACACGGACGCCCGGACCACCAGCACCGGAGTGGCCATCCACACCTATGAACTGGCGGGCCGTCCCACCTACGGCACCTACGAGCTCTGAGGGAACGGGCACACCGCACGGGCACCCTCACCCGACAGCCCTCACCCGACAGTGGGGGTGCCGTGGCCCGTACCCCTGTGGTCTGGGGACGGCACACCCTTGGGACGGCATACCCCTGGGATGGTGCACCTTGGGGACGGTACAGCCCGTACTCCACCGGGACCCGGGCGCCGAGCCGCTACCCGAGCCGCTCCGCGATCATGCACATGGCGAATCCCACTACCGCGATCACCAGGTTCACGAACACCGCCTGATCGTCGAGGAACCCGACGTTCTCCGTCAGCAGCCGGGTGGGGGCCACCTTGTCGAACCAGCCCGTCAGCTCGTGCAGGACTCCGCCCCCGCCGAGAAACACCAGGAGCCCGCCCACGCCATCGAGAATCTTCTTCATGGCGACGATCGTGACGTTGCGGTCGAAGCCGCCGCATCAGTCGGTGGCATCACGCGGACCATCCAAAGTCTCCTCCGCCACGACTTTGGTCGCTGTCGTCCTCCGCACCCTCCAACCCCCTCGATCCGGTGCGTAGATTTGCCGATATGACACGAACGGAATACCGCTGGCTGCTGCCCTCCGCCATGGCGGGCGGCCGTGAAGCGGAGCTCGTGGGGGAGCGGCCCGGCATCGACGCCGGGCCGCCGCGAGCCAGACCCCGGCGCACCGTGCGCGACTGGATCGTCGACACCGTGCTCTTCGTGCTCGCGGCCTTCGTCGGCATGGCCGCCGCGGACGTCAGCGATCAGATCAACGACTCCGACATGGTGGTGCTGGTCGACCAACTCGTCGGGGCCGCCGCCTGCTGCGCCCTGTGGCTGCGTCGTCGCTGGCCCGTACAACTCGCCCTCGCCCTGGCC
Coding sequences within:
- the alc gene encoding allantoicase translates to MPDATSQPPEPPLPVYTGAAAPFRGGDPYADYRTADHPFLQHPDLAARELGGAVIAANDEFFAERENLLNPGPAEFDPARFGHKGKVMDGWETRRRRGPDAGRPHPVADDHDWALIRLGAPGTIHGVVVDTAHFRGNHPQAVSVQATAVLGCPGPEELLADGVTWTELVPLTPVGGHAANAFHVRVGQRFTHLRLRQYPDGGIARLRVYGEVVPDPAWLTALGTFDVVALEHGGRIEDASDRFYSPPVHTIRPGRSRKMDDGWETRRRRDDGHDWIRYRLVERAEVRAVEIDTAYLKGNSAGWAELFVQDGPDQPWIAVLPRTRLQPDTNHRFVLAHPVVGHRARLDIHPDGGISRLRLHGALTADGAARLLTRHREAGG
- the allB gene encoding allantoinase AllB, whose product is MDDGGADLFLRSTRVLTPRAIRPATVAVARGAIVRLLPHDAPVPPGVPSEDFGDDVLLPGLVDTHVHVNDPGRSEWEGFATATRAAAAGGITTLIDMPLNSLPPTTTVAHLQTKQHTARPLAHVDVGFWGGAIPHNTADLKELHTAGVFGFKCFLSPSGVEEFPELDEEQFGRTMAETAALGALLIVHAEDPGQLAAAPQRGGPRYDDFLASRPRTAENAAIAMVIAHARRLDARVHILHVSSASALPLIAEAKEDGVRITAESCPHFLTLAAEEIPDGATEFKCCPPIREAANRDALWAGLSDGTIDCVVSDHSPCTDTLKTSDFATAWGGVSSLQLGLPALWTEARQRGHTLSDVVRWMAAGPAALAGLDRKGAIAIGKDADFTVFAPDETFTVDPRRLHHRNQITAYAGRTLAGVVRSTWLRGRRIDTGSTSAASGRLLDRRTPN
- a CDS encoding dihydrofolate reductase family protein; this translates as MAKLSITTFLTLDGVVQAPGGPGEDTSGGFDLGGWSVPYGDEDFGRFVTEVFDRSGAFLLGRRTYDIFAGYWPKMTDPNDPVASRLNSLPKYVASTTLERADWDGTTVIGKDIAREVADIKQRTEGELQIHGSGTLAQSLMAHDLIDTFHLLVFPVFLGKGRRFFADGAVPTALRHTDARTTSTGVAIHTYELAGRPTYGTYEL